Genomic window (Tetrapisispora phaffii CBS 4417 chromosome 15, complete genome):
GTAGTATTAATATAGAAACAGTTACATTTCTGTACAATCTTGTTGATCGAACAACTAGTTTTCTGGCGGATCTAACAACTATTATGAGCAACTTTGCTTCGGCAATCAAAGGGGGTTCTCAAAAAAAGGAATGTGGATCAAGTGACGTGTATGTTTTAACAAAAGATGGTGGTAATTGGGAAGTTGCGTGGTCTACTTGGACGTCAGGTAGCAATTGTGATACGACTGCTAGCTGGCAAGAAATTGGCTGGGTTTTGAAAAATGCTGTCaatgatgaagaatatAACCGTAAAATGGCCTTTTGCGTCAGATTAGATCATGGAGGTACATGGCATGCAGATGTTAGGGTCCAGAGATCATGGAATCGTCCTTACGGAAACATATGGGATATGCCATGTGGCGACTTACAACAAGCTTATACAGTGACCAATGAATGTGCCGTTGACAGAGCCACTGATTTTTAGTTATCAAAGATTCATTCGATCATATACgtatatttaattatttgaagtcATTGCTAAAATCAATCCGaatttatgttttttttggtATCTAgctaatttttttatataaatatggaatatttaattttaaaacaatgGTATTTTCAAAGATAAGATATAGGTGaaataaatagaaaaaagaaagcaTCTCTAATCCAAATTGGCAGACCTTGAAGAGCTAAAATcgtttattttttgatcaTTACTTTTTAAATCCTGAAAATTTGGAAGTTTGCCTGCAAACGTGGCAACTATGATGTAACACATTCCAATTAGATTAAATATTGGTTTCAAATCCCCAAAAGCCATTAGAAGCATCCAAAAAAAGGATTGAATCGTCAGTACTTCTCTGTTTGCGTAACGAAGTAACACCGTGAACATTGcgaaaaacaaaaaaatgCTAATCATCACATTATAACCAGACAAATCACGAAATATAACTTCATTACTACTTTTGTTCATATTTAAGGctctattatatttactgaTCAACTTCTCGTGAACAAACTCTAGTCATCTGTTTCTTAGTATATTAAGACTTTGCTTTTAAAGAATACGTTCTTAAATACAagtatttttcaaaaaaagtTGTAACCCCCATTATGAAGCGAGCAGCCTTGAGTTGAACATAGTAAAAGCCTGTTAGGACAGaaaattgatataatttACGTACAATATTGTGCGATATGAATTTCAGTACACACAGGTCAAGAGCTATTGATTTGTTATGTCATGAAGAGTAGTTTTCTGGCATTCAATAGCAATTACATAGCTATCGTCTTATAAGTCTTTGCGATTACATTTACAGGTCTGTTTGAAGCTCTAATAGCGTTAGaaatgattatttatttagaGGATTTGACCTTTAAGAGAAGCCACAGGAATACTATATTAATGTAATTCCTAGAGACAATCTTTATAGGAATCGCATTCTCGTCTTAGTGCATGTTAATTTCTTGAGTTAGGGTTTTGaactgttgttgttgcagAGATTAAAACTTTGCTGGCTGCAATGAATTCCAAAATAAGTTGCCTGCCATAAGATGCACGTTTGTGTTAGAGAAATAATTGTTGCAAAATAGTTGTTCTTGCGGTGCAACTACAGcataaaatttttcagtttcgGATCGAGAGTCTGCAACTCTCAGAATTCTGCTTGCAATAATCCTTTTATGAGACCGACAAAGATTGCTATTTCTTGAGATTTTTCAGGCATTTGTTACCATATTGGTGGTagagaaaatatattttgtagGTAAATATCGTGCACACTACAGACCACTGGCATGCTTGTTCCAATTTTCGACGCTGATTCTATGGGAAGAGATGAAATTGTATTTACAAAACGTTATCACATATGTATGTTCTACGGTATCTAAAAATTCAGACAAAAGCTTCGTTGATGTAGAACCTCAATTATCTGTTCTCCTTGTTTGTTTATGAGTTTTCGTAAAGAATAGATTACTCTGATCATAATTCGagtaaaattgataaatattgtttCCATAACATGGCAgtcatatttttcaatttgaattattattttgcCAACCATTGTATGTTCCACGGATTCTGGAAATGGCAGTGCTTATTCATATGATTAATTCATCGAAAACTTTGGCAATGCTTCACTTGATGTTAGGGCTGACAGTAAATATTGTAAACCTTTTGTATGGGGGTAGCTTCTACATATAGCAGACAACTACAGCGTACGATTTACTAGTGTATTTTTTGAGTTGTGAGCCATGGAAAGACATTTCAGAAAATACAAACTGTAATCAAGCCTCTAGATGGTAGCAAAATTAACAGCTTTGGCAGCGAAATATGCGTTCAGTTCTCAAAATAGAGTTTGGAAAGGGGACCTAACCTCCTACTCATGTATTGAATACAATGATATCTATGATTATTCTGCTAATGTAAGTATGGCGAAAGGTAATGGTGGAAATGGTATTATTGCTGTCAAGATTTGAGTTAGGAAATCTTGTTggatataaaaattgatgaaaatatttgtatCTTGCGTAAGTTGATTTAGTGTTTGACCAAATAGGATAGCACATACTTGAATTAGGAAAGAGTAAATATCACATTTGTGAGGATTTGTTGTTCGTATAACTGAAATAGCCGGACGTCACAACCCAATTTGGAACAGAAAACCACTCAATATATCTAACATGTCTTTCCAAGATGGAATGGTTTCGTGATCATGACAGAATTCATTGGTATAAATACCAGGGTTTTTCCAGCCATGTAAGATAATTTAAGCTATCTTAATAGACTTGTGTAATTAGTAAGTTTTATATAGATCCCTACGGagatttataaaaaatgacTGACTCTTAACAAtcaataatcaaataaaatataatatgcAACGGGGAAAGTGCCAATTGCATCTCTCTCGCTCTCCAGTGGTCCTTCAGAAGTTCTGCATCTCTTCTGAAGACGAGCACTATGCGGCTAGTGTTCCGGTCGGTGATATCTCTCCAGCAAGAGGTATTGCCAAAATATTAGCGTCTAGGAACGACGGATTCAAAGCCGCTAGTTATGTTACTGGCACCATTGGTTGGACTGCTTATACGTTCGTCTACGATCCCAAGAAAGCATTTTTTCGCAGTGTGTCAAAAGAGCAGGTGGTAAACTGTCTGCTTTATGGAACTTCCTTGACAGCTTGTTTTCTTTCCTAGCCCTCCCTTTGAAGAGAGTGAAACATCCTACGGCAAAACTATCTGAGTTGCTAGTCGAGTAAGCGTGGTGTGCGTTCAAATTGCACCACACCTCTTCAAAGCCCAGCAAGTTACAGTCACGGTAGACGCTCCTAGAAGGTCAGGTATGTCGAGCCATTCGATACATCGAGGGTGGTTGGGACCGATCGCAAGAACCCTGCATCCTAAGTGCACTTGGCTAAAGTTGCCGGCCACTCTGCGTCAGGCACTGTGCATAGATCTCAGCGACTTTTCTGCGCTCGTTTACAAGAAGATCCCGTGCCCGCAACAAACTCTGCACGCATCTTCTACTCTCTTTCTCTCCCCGGTGACATTGCTTTGTCGGCAGCCGCACTACAAGAAGCCCATTGAGATATTGGAACATCGAAAGAATGTCGAGAATCATAAAGGTAAGTATAACTTGAGATCTGTTCTTGGCATGAAGCGAACATTTTTATTCGACTATAAAAGGTGATCGATCATCGAAAACATCTTACAACTGACATACAAAGGGGTGTATACACAATAAACATTGCAGAATACGTTATGATGTTTCTAAATAGAGAAACACTAAAAGCGACCACCAGGCACTTATCATGGTTCGATTTGTTGCTTCCATGCACgataatattatctattATTATAGGTATCCTTATATCTGAGTATTCGCCTCAGTCTCGTGACAAGTTCGATCCTTCCCAAGGTAATAATTTTGTAGGTGTCTCTATCCCATTAGCAGTTGGTATGATTATCATGATGCTTCCACCGCTTTGTAAAGTTGAGTGGGAATCTTTAACTGCGTACATTTCGCAACCCGATATAATATTCCATATACTGTACTCGTTGGTTCTAAACTGGATTGTCTGTCCATTTTTGATGTTTGGGCTATCGTGGTTAGCTCTGTTCCACTACCCCGAATATCGTGAAGGGGTTATAATGATTGGAATTGCGAGATGAATTGCAATGGTGCTTATTTGGAATCAGATCGCAGGAGGAGATAACACCTTATGCGCtatattgattataataaattccATATTGCAAGTGGTTCTCTATGCCCCTCTTCAGCTGTTTTTCTGTTTTGTGATAACTGGTGGTTCCGTTGAGTCGAATACTGCATTATACTCCGAGGTGTCCAAATCTGTCGGTGTGTTTTTGGGAATTCCTTTGTTGGCAGGTTTCATAATCAGGATGTTCTTTTTATGGGTCACTGATAGGGCAGTCTATGAAAAAAATCCTACCATATATTTCACCATGGGGCATGATAGGATTTCATTACACTATCATAGTTATATTCATTTCGAAGGGTCATCAATTCATCAGAAACATCGGATCAGCGTTCTTGTGCTTTATTCCATTGACGCtgtattttataattacaTGGTTCTCATCATTTTTCTTGGTTCGATTTCTGACTAATAGAATgcaaagaaataaaaaatatgttaCAGAGGAGGAATTCAGCGATTCAGACTACTGTGGATGtgaaaaagaatatttacTTGCAGGCAAGGCATATGGTAAAAATACATGCGGAGCTAGTTATGCCGTCACAATGACACAATGTTTCACAACAGCTTCAaacaattttgaattatcattGGCTGTCTCTATATCTTTGTATGGGAACCGTAGCAAACAAGCTATTGCAGCCACGTTTGGGCCGTTATTGGAAATTCCTATACTTTTAGCTCTGGCATATTTTGCAAAATATCTGGAGCATGCCTTTGTTTGGagtgatattaaaaaagaaagcaGTACTAACGCGGATAACAGCGACATTCAAACGCAAATAGACATCACTGATCTTGGTGCTACGGCCAAGATATAActttatttcaattcatcttGCTAACTCTTTGGATACTTACACTCTTTTAGTAAGAAATTAATGGAGGGCAAAAGTATTAATCATACATGAATAcaactaataattttgCTTCACCAATTTCGGAAATCTCTGGCATGAATTAGGAAATAAGCTCCATTTGtataaaaaagaatatttttattcaacTGATAATACGATGCATCCAGTTTAAATTGATGCAACCGTTTggcatatatatatatatatatatcttgttttataattacATAAAAACAAGTACctcatatataaaacatttaCAATAcatgatatatatagtcACGACTTCTACAGGCAACAGAAAACTAGGATTAACAACGGTAATAAAATGGCTTACTTGGCATAATGATATGACGACGGTATCATAATAAAAGTAACAAAAAGataattatcattaatcgaccaatttttaacatttttttcaaagaatGATAGGCCACAATATGACCTCTAACGACTAtgaaatcaaattcatGAACTGACACACCTTCAGCAATTCTTTTAGTATAATCTTCGGTGTTGGTTGACTTACAAAGCATCCCTTTAAACAATGCTGCTTAAATTATTGGTTTCTGGTTACTGCATCAGTGCAAATTCgtaaatatttgattgtaCTAGGTTTATGTAATATCTGGATGACAAGAAGTGTTGCCAATATACAATTAGAATACCATTTAGAAATGTTTCCAATTACAACTGTTAATTGGgtattgaatttttgttgatttttAATGTTGTGTCATTATTTCACTACAATTACATtgaattgattttt
Coding sequences:
- the ARR3 gene encoding Arr3p, whose product is MKKILPYISPWGMIGFHYTIIVIFISKGHQFIRNIGSAFLCFIPLTLYFIITWFSSFFLVRFLTNRMQRNKKYVTEEEFSDSDYCGCEKEYLLAGKAYGKNTCGASYAVTMTQCFTTASNNFELSLAVSISLYGNRSKQAIAATFGPLLEIPILLALAYFAKYLEHAFVWSDIKKESSTNADNSDIQTQIDITDLGATAKI
- the TPHA0O00100 gene encoding uncharacterized protein, with product MSNFASAIKGGSQKKECGSSDVYVLTKDGGNWEVAWSTWTSGSNCDTTASWQEIGWVLKNAVNDEEYNRKMAFCVRLDHGGTWHADVRVQRSWNRPYGNIWDMPCGDLQQAYTVTNECAVDRATDF